The Yoonia sp. SS1-5 genome contains a region encoding:
- the lexA gene encoding transcriptional repressor LexA, translated as MLTKKQLDLLEFIHKRVQRDGVPPSFDEMKEALDLRSKSGIHRLITALEERGFIRRLAHRARALEIVKLPDAMQGKTGFNPRVIDGDKPDNTPPAAIPLSDGAVELPLMGRIAAGVPIEAISEASHNVHVPQSMVGAGDHYALEVKGDSMIDAGINDGDVVVIRETTVADNGDIVVALVEGHEATLKRFRRNGGAIALEAANPAYETRVFRDDQVKVQGRLVGLIRTY; from the coding sequence ATGCTGACCAAGAAACAACTCGATCTGCTGGAATTCATTCACAAGCGGGTGCAACGCGATGGCGTTCCACCCAGCTTTGACGAAATGAAAGAGGCGCTGGACCTGCGCTCAAAATCGGGCATTCACCGCCTGATCACGGCGTTGGAGGAGCGCGGTTTCATCCGCCGTCTGGCGCATCGCGCCCGCGCGCTTGAGATTGTGAAGCTGCCGGACGCGATGCAGGGCAAAACCGGGTTCAACCCGCGCGTCATTGACGGTGACAAACCTGACAATACACCGCCTGCCGCGATCCCCCTGTCAGATGGCGCCGTGGAACTGCCCTTGATGGGCCGTATTGCCGCCGGTGTCCCGATCGAGGCGATTAGCGAGGCGTCACATAACGTGCATGTCCCGCAATCAATGGTCGGGGCCGGCGATCACTACGCCCTTGAAGTCAAAGGCGATTCGATGATCGACGCGGGCATCAACGATGGCGATGTCGTTGTCATCCGCGAGACAACCGTTGCCGATAACGGAGATATTGTTGTTGCCTTGGTCGAGGGGCATGAAGCCACCTTGAAACGGTTCCGGCGCAATGGGGGTGCCATCGCCCTTGAGGCTGCAAACCCGGCCTATGAGACCCGGGTTTTCCGCGATGATCAGGTCAAGGTTCAGGGCCGGTTGGTTGGCCTGATCAGAACCTACTAA